The following proteins are co-located in the Bradyrhizobium sp. AZCC 2176 genome:
- a CDS encoding ABC transporter substrate-binding protein — MLMKWKAVAALALLLSGPAFAAEEPGISATEIKVGGVFPFSGPASSIGLVGKGLIAYIQLVNDRGGINGRKINYIAYDDAYSPPKAVEHVRKLVESDEVSFMFGQLGTPGISATAKYLRSKGVPSIAIISGSSKFTEVTNYPLTTTGLVSYDTEGKIYAKYLTKALPYAKYAILYQNDDLGKDYLAAFKAFLGKDFDRKVVSASYEVTEPTVDSQVVNLKSSGAEALVIAGTPKFAAQAIRQASVIGWKATVIINFPSGSVGGTLAPAGLDKSVGVIVGTTNKDVLDSAWKDDPGMQAFRVFFDKYLPGADITNGSYLTGYQQGILLEQILKQCGNDLSRKNILAQAKNLRDFVVPTALPGIKVNTTDTENMIWTQMRLQRWSGTSWQAFGEVLDAKSE, encoded by the coding sequence ATGTTGATGAAATGGAAGGCCGTGGCGGCTCTGGCTTTACTTTTGAGCGGGCCTGCATTCGCGGCTGAAGAGCCCGGAATTTCAGCGACGGAGATTAAGGTCGGCGGCGTTTTTCCCTTCAGCGGACCGGCGTCATCGATCGGTCTCGTAGGGAAGGGACTTATCGCCTACATTCAGTTGGTGAACGACCGCGGCGGCATTAACGGACGCAAGATCAACTACATCGCATACGACGATGCATACAGCCCTCCCAAGGCGGTTGAGCACGTTCGCAAACTTGTTGAGAGCGATGAAGTGTCGTTCATGTTCGGCCAACTCGGCACCCCGGGCATCTCGGCTACGGCAAAATACCTGCGGTCGAAAGGGGTGCCTAGCATCGCAATTATCAGCGGGTCATCCAAGTTCACCGAAGTCACTAATTACCCGCTGACCACGACAGGTCTTGTCAGCTACGACACTGAAGGAAAAATCTACGCCAAATATCTGACGAAGGCGCTGCCATACGCCAAGTATGCCATCCTCTATCAGAACGACGACCTCGGCAAAGACTACCTCGCCGCCTTCAAGGCGTTTCTCGGCAAGGATTTCGACCGGAAGGTCGTGAGCGCTTCCTATGAGGTCACCGAACCGACGGTTGATTCACAGGTCGTCAATCTAAAGAGCTCCGGTGCGGAGGCTCTTGTGATCGCCGGCACACCGAAGTTCGCGGCGCAGGCCATCCGGCAAGCCTCCGTGATCGGCTGGAAGGCGACCGTGATCATTAATTTTCCTTCCGGCTCGGTCGGAGGCACGCTCGCGCCCGCCGGTCTCGACAAATCTGTCGGCGTGATCGTCGGCACGACCAACAAGGATGTTCTGGATTCGGCGTGGAAGGATGACCCGGGCATGCAGGCCTTCAGGGTGTTTTTCGACAAGTATTTGCCGGGCGCCGACATCACCAATGGAAGTTATCTGACCGGCTATCAGCAAGGCATCCTGCTCGAGCAGATTCTGAAGCAATGCGGCAATGATCTATCGCGCAAGAATATTCTTGCACAGGCCAAGAACCTCAGGGATTTCGTCGTTCCGACGGCGCTGCCAGGCATCAAGGTCAACACCACCGATACAGAGAACATGATCTGGACGCAGATGCGATTGCAGCGGTGGAGCGGCACGAGCTGGCAAGCCTTTGGGGAAGTGCTGGACGCCAAGTCCGAGTGA
- a CDS encoding TetR/AcrR family transcriptional regulator, giving the protein MRVSRIQAAENRETVINVASRLFRECGFDGIGLKDLMKGAGLTQGAFYKQFASKEDLAAQSSKRALESATLRWLAATAAKPKDPLGAVVAFYLSAGHRDEKMDGCPIVALGSDAARQGSDVKASFEAGIKDHLEILSGLIAETNGKNPKGKAMAILSTMVGALTLSRVVNDPDLAQALLKAAAKQVREAAAA; this is encoded by the coding sequence ATGCGCGTGAGCCGCATTCAGGCCGCGGAAAACCGCGAAACTGTAATCAATGTCGCAAGTCGCCTGTTTCGGGAGTGCGGCTTTGATGGCATCGGCCTCAAGGATCTGATGAAGGGTGCCGGGCTCACCCAAGGCGCCTTTTATAAGCAGTTCGCGTCAAAGGAGGACTTGGCGGCGCAGTCGTCTAAGCGGGCATTGGAGAGCGCCACCCTCCGATGGTTGGCCGCTACCGCGGCGAAACCCAAGGATCCGCTCGGCGCAGTGGTCGCGTTCTACCTCAGCGCCGGCCATCGCGATGAAAAAATGGACGGCTGCCCGATCGTGGCGCTCGGCTCAGATGCCGCCAGACAGGGCAGCGACGTGAAAGCGTCATTCGAAGCCGGGATCAAAGACCATCTCGAAATCCTCAGCGGATTGATTGCCGAAACCAACGGCAAGAATCCCAAAGGCAAAGCGATGGCCATTCTCTCGACGATGGTAGGTGCGCTGACGCTGTCGCGCGTCGTCAACGACCCCGATCTGGCTCAGGCCCTTCTGAAGGCGGCGGCCAAACAGGTTCGCGAAGCTGCCGCCGCTTAA
- a CDS encoding iron-containing alcohol dehydrogenase, translating to MRKSGIHNFPTIDRVVYGRAAAVALKDEAVRLDAKRIFLIVSRTLNTKTDEIEKIRRALGDKHVATFDGIAQHTTRKQAAEVARQANDAEADLIVAIGGGSAIDLAKIVIMAMEHDIRDEAGFDPFPMGPGVNFSPFLSPTVRQIAIPSTLNGGEYNAAALVTDERHKLKQIFFHPQMMPLAIILDPALTLQTPSNLWMGSGTRSMDHGIEALCSPAGTPLADEVVLAGIRILREGMLRTLQQADDLEARRLSQYGSWLASYGLQARVPMGASHGIGHVLGGTFGVPHYYCTPVIMPSLLRYNKPFTEDAQKRLATALGAPGGDAADAFAAFTKSLGLPVRLADVGIGEDKFDPISKIAISHRFVQANPRPFKNEAEIIDLLRMAA from the coding sequence ATGCGCAAATCCGGGATCCATAATTTTCCGACAATCGATCGTGTCGTTTATGGCAGAGCTGCGGCTGTCGCTTTGAAAGATGAGGCGGTGCGACTCGATGCCAAACGCATCTTCCTCATCGTCAGTCGAACCTTGAACACCAAGACGGATGAGATTGAGAAGATTCGTCGTGCTCTTGGCGACAAACATGTGGCGACCTTCGATGGAATTGCGCAGCATACGACGCGTAAGCAGGCTGCCGAGGTGGCCCGTCAAGCTAATGACGCAGAAGCTGATCTAATCGTGGCTATTGGGGGAGGCTCCGCGATCGATCTCGCTAAGATCGTCATCATGGCGATGGAACATGATATCCGCGATGAAGCCGGTTTCGATCCATTTCCCATGGGCCCGGGGGTAAACTTCTCTCCGTTCCTTTCGCCCACAGTCCGACAGATCGCAATACCGTCCACGCTGAATGGCGGCGAATACAATGCAGCAGCGCTCGTCACGGATGAGCGCCATAAGTTGAAGCAGATCTTCTTCCATCCCCAAATGATGCCACTGGCGATTATCCTCGACCCTGCCCTCACCCTTCAAACGCCATCGAACCTTTGGATGGGATCGGGAACGCGCTCGATGGATCACGGTATCGAAGCATTGTGCTCGCCCGCCGGCACCCCGTTAGCTGACGAAGTCGTCTTGGCGGGCATCCGCATTCTGCGCGAGGGAATGCTCCGGACCTTGCAGCAAGCTGATGATCTGGAGGCGCGTCGACTATCTCAATACGGCTCATGGCTCGCATCTTATGGCCTCCAGGCACGCGTCCCGATGGGAGCAAGCCACGGCATTGGCCATGTGCTTGGAGGCACCTTCGGGGTTCCCCACTACTACTGCACACCCGTCATCATGCCGAGCCTTCTTCGCTACAACAAGCCATTCACCGAGGATGCGCAGAAGCGTTTGGCGACGGCTCTTGGCGCCCCGGGTGGCGACGCCGCAGACGCCTTTGCAGCATTCACAAAATCGCTTGGACTACCTGTCCGACTCGCTGACGTCGGCATAGGCGAAGACAAATTCGATCCGATTAGCAAGATTGCAATCAGTCATCGCTTCGTACAGGCCAATCCGAGGCCCTTCAAAAACGAAGCCGAGATCATCGATCTGCTGCGAATGGCAGCTTAG
- the fabF gene encoding beta-ketoacyl-ACP synthase II: MRRVVVTGLGLVSPLGCGSELAWSRLLEARSGLAALPEWAAPLPARVAGIVPTKADDPAGGFDPDLVVPPKDQRRMDRFILFALVATAEAIAQAAWTPSDAHSLERTATVIASGIGGFPAIVEAVRTTDQRGVRRLSPFTVPSFLANLAAGHISIRYGFKGPIGTPVTACAASVQAIGDAARLIRTGEADVAICGGSEACIDLVSLGGFAAARALSTGFNETPARASRPFDRDRDGFVMGEGAGILVIEELEHALRRGAQPIAEIAGYGTTADAYHITSGPEDGDGARRAMEGALRQADLKPGDIQHLNAHSTSTPVGDVSELEAIKSVFGRDGKIAVSATKSATGHLLGAAGGAEAILTILALRDQVAPPTLNLENGDAAAEGVDLVSREARRMTIEHAISNGFGFGGVNASVIFRRWQ, encoded by the coding sequence ATGCGTCGTGTCGTCGTTACAGGGTTGGGACTGGTATCACCGCTGGGTTGCGGCAGTGAGTTGGCATGGTCCCGCCTGCTCGAGGCCCGTTCAGGGCTGGCTGCCCTTCCCGAATGGGCAGCTCCCCTTCCCGCACGGGTCGCTGGAATCGTGCCGACAAAGGCCGACGATCCGGCTGGAGGCTTCGATCCGGATCTGGTCGTTCCTCCCAAGGATCAGCGGAGGATGGATCGCTTCATCCTGTTCGCCCTGGTCGCAACGGCCGAGGCCATTGCACAAGCGGCATGGACTCCTTCCGACGCACACTCGCTCGAGCGCACGGCGACCGTGATCGCATCGGGCATCGGAGGCTTTCCGGCAATTGTCGAGGCAGTTCGCACCACCGATCAGCGCGGGGTCAGGCGCCTCTCACCCTTCACCGTGCCGTCCTTTCTCGCCAATCTCGCGGCCGGTCATATTTCCATCCGCTACGGCTTCAAGGGTCCCATCGGGACGCCCGTCACCGCTTGCGCCGCGAGCGTGCAGGCGATCGGCGATGCCGCACGCCTCATTCGAACCGGCGAAGCCGACGTTGCGATTTGCGGCGGCTCGGAAGCCTGCATCGATCTCGTGAGCCTCGGCGGCTTCGCCGCTGCCCGGGCCCTTTCGACGGGCTTCAACGAAACGCCAGCGCGCGCGTCCCGCCCCTTCGACCGCGACCGCGACGGCTTCGTCATGGGTGAAGGTGCCGGTATCCTCGTCATCGAAGAGTTGGAACATGCGCTCCGCCGCGGCGCCCAACCGATCGCGGAAATTGCCGGTTATGGCACGACGGCTGACGCCTACCACATCACCTCAGGACCGGAGGACGGAGACGGCGCGCGGCGCGCGATGGAAGGCGCCTTGCGGCAGGCCGACCTCAAGCCCGGTGACATCCAGCATCTCAACGCCCATTCCACTTCGACGCCGGTTGGCGACGTTTCCGAACTGGAAGCGATCAAATCCGTGTTCGGCCGCGACGGTAAAATTGCCGTCAGCGCCACCAAATCGGCGACCGGTCATCTGCTTGGCGCAGCCGGGGGAGCGGAAGCGATCTTGACGATCCTCGCATTACGCGACCAGGTCGCACCGCCCACCCTCAATCTCGAAAACGGCGACGCGGCCGCGGAAGGCGTCGACCTCGTCTCTCGTGAGGCCAGACGCATGACGATAGAGCATGCGATTTCGAATGGATTCGGCTTCGGAGGCGTCAACGCCAGCGTCATCTTTCGACGTTGGCAATGA
- a CDS encoding YciI family protein codes for MKYYLCKYIPPRADFLATMTADEKAWMKQHGAFLDDLFEKGQVIAHGPVMDPSGGYGVSLYQIADDQEIKAITSEDPIVKNGAGYYEHHPMLHLKARG; via the coding sequence ATGAAGTACTATTTGTGCAAGTACATCCCGCCGCGCGCCGATTTTCTCGCGACCATGACCGCCGATGAGAAAGCATGGATGAAGCAGCACGGCGCGTTCCTGGATGACCTGTTCGAGAAGGGGCAGGTCATCGCGCATGGCCCCGTCATGGACCCGAGTGGCGGTTATGGCGTGTCGCTCTATCAGATCGCCGATGACCAAGAGATAAAGGCGATCACCTCGGAAGACCCCATCGTGAAGAACGGCGCCGGTTACTATGAGCATCACCCGATGCTTCATCTGAAGGCGCGCGGCTGA
- a CDS encoding SDR family NAD(P)-dependent oxidoreductase: MSSSPARHATAAPIISRSSPEPVRHQRLRHPSTTEVLPIMRKQSQGRIINISSVAGFLPGPYTALYNATKHAVEGYSESLDHELRTLGIRVSLVVPVFTRTALEENGDKPDRILSVYDKGRAAMNATWRNGIAAGDPVEAVADKVVQAATEKQPSIRYTPGKMAGRLRLMRRFVPEKTFEKSFRKQMGVAD, translated from the coding sequence ATGTCGTCGTCGCCAGCACGGCACGCAACCGCGGCGCCAATCATCTCTCGATCAAGCCCAGAGCCTGTTCGACATCAACGTCTTCGGCATCCTTCCACCACCGAAGTGCTGCCCATCATGCGCAAGCAGAGCCAAGGCCGGATCATCAACATCAGTTCGGTGGCCGGCTTCCTGCCCGGACCTTATACAGCGCTCTACAACGCCACCAAGCACGCCGTCGAAGGCTATTCCGAATCGCTCGATCACGAACTGCGAACACTCGGCATTCGTGTCTCACTGGTCGTGCCAGTCTTCACCCGCACCGCGCTGGAAGAGAATGGCGACAAGCCCGACCGGATCCTGAGCGTCTACGACAAGGGACGCGCGGCCATGAACGCGACTTGGCGCAACGGCATCGCGGCCGGCGATCCCGTGGAAGCCGTGGCGGACAAGGTGGTGCAGGCTGCCACCGAAAAACAGCCGAGCATTCGGTACACGCCCGGAAAGATGGCGGGCCGTCTCCGCCTGATGCGACGCTTTGTTCCTGAAAAGACTTTCGAGAAGAGTTTTCGCAAGCAGATGGGCGTGGCTGATTGA
- a CDS encoding FliM/FliN family flagellar motor switch protein — MATLDKVSVDLMVVLGTTTMPIHQVMRLSRGAIIELDATEADEVKILANNLPVASGVVLVDRNRIAVEVKQMLPKSPDVR; from the coding sequence GTGGCCACCCTCGATAAAGTCAGCGTCGATCTCATGGTGGTGCTCGGCACCACGACCATGCCCATCCACCAGGTGATGCGGCTTTCCCGTGGCGCCATCATCGAACTGGACGCCACCGAGGCGGACGAGGTCAAGATCCTCGCCAACAACCTTCCGGTGGCTTCCGGCGTGGTGCTGGTAGACCGCAACCGCATCGCGGTCGAAGTCAAGCAAATGCTGCCGAAATCCCCTGATGTCAGGTAG
- the lipB gene encoding lipoyl(octanoyl) transferase LipB, giving the protein MVNDRQSLDLTTFALVQGGGEVEWRISANPVPYPEAVIEMESRAAGIADGTAAELVWLLEHPPLYTSGTSGKAGDLLDPRFPLFPTGRGGQLTYHGPGQRVAYVMLDLKRRRPDVRAYVAGLEEWIIRTLDAFNVRGERREDRVGVWIRRPDKGAGYEDKIAAIGVRLRRWVSFHGIAINVEPDLAHFSAIVPCGVADPRYGVTSLVDLGLPVTMEDVDVALRRAFEDVFGATAARLPEATA; this is encoded by the coding sequence ATGGTTAATGACCGCCAAAGCCTTGATTTGACGACATTCGCGCTAGTCCAGGGCGGCGGCGAGGTCGAATGGCGGATTTCAGCGAATCCAGTGCCCTACCCTGAGGCCGTGATCGAGATGGAATCACGCGCGGCCGGGATCGCCGACGGCACGGCAGCCGAGCTGGTGTGGCTGCTCGAGCATCCCCCGCTCTACACTTCGGGCACCAGCGGCAAGGCGGGCGACCTGCTCGATCCGCGCTTTCCGCTGTTCCCCACCGGCCGCGGCGGGCAGCTCACCTATCACGGCCCGGGGCAGCGGGTGGCCTATGTGATGCTCGACCTCAAGCGCCGCCGGCCGGATGTGCGGGCCTATGTGGCGGGCCTTGAAGAATGGATCATCCGCACCCTCGACGCCTTCAATGTGCGCGGCGAACGTCGCGAGGACCGCGTCGGCGTCTGGATCAGGCGGCCGGACAAGGGCGCAGGCTACGAGGACAAGATCGCGGCGATCGGCGTTCGGCTGCGGCGCTGGGTGTCATTCCACGGCATCGCCATCAATGTCGAGCCGGATCTGGCGCATTTTTCCGCGATCGTGCCCTGCGGCGTTGCCGATCCGCGCTACGGCGTCACCTCGCTGGTCGATCTCGGCCTGCCCGTGACGATGGAAGATGTCGACGTCGCGCTCCGGCGGGCGTTTGAAGACGTGTTCGGCGCAACCGCTGCGCGCCTGCCGGAAGCAACGGCCTGA
- a CDS encoding GFA family protein produces the protein MRTATCQCGQLSITVEGEPAMVTPCNCTRCQRRSGSAFSLSSRWNSEQVVNRLGDSSIFTRKGASGGNVHCVFCPRCGSTISTSLELFPGLIGIPVGCFADPTFPAPQVAAWCDSKFGWVRFPDGLLLLSDQSRPMEV, from the coding sequence ATGCGCACGGCCACCTGCCAATGTGGGCAGCTAAGCATTACTGTCGAAGGCGAACCTGCGATGGTGACACCCTGCAACTGCACGCGATGCCAAAGGCGTTCGGGAAGTGCGTTTTCTCTCTCGTCCCGATGGAACTCCGAACAAGTAGTCAACCGCCTGGGCGATAGCTCGATCTTCACCCGCAAAGGAGCGTCAGGCGGGAACGTTCATTGTGTGTTTTGCCCTCGATGTGGCTCGACAATAAGCACGAGCCTCGAACTTTTTCCTGGCCTCATCGGCATACCGGTCGGTTGCTTCGCCGACCCAACGTTCCCTGCGCCACAGGTAGCGGCTTGGTGCGACTCAAAATTTGGATGGGTTCGTTTTCCCGATGGGCTTTTGTTGTTAAGCGACCAGAGCCGACCGATGGAGGTTTGA
- a CDS encoding tautomerase family protein: MPLITVTYSSVRKAPSLKAEIASAVSELTARILRKDPKVTAIIVKAVDAADWFAGGKSLAEQSLASFWLDVHVSEGTNTKDEKAAYLAALFQRMGELLGPLHEESYAHVDEVKGDAYGFGGLTQERRYIAGQLEVAPRKAAA, from the coding sequence ATGCCGCTTATCACCGTGACCTATTCCAGCGTCCGCAAGGCGCCGTCGCTGAAGGCCGAGATTGCCTCCGCCGTCAGCGAACTGACCGCGCGAATCCTGCGCAAGGATCCCAAGGTCACCGCAATCATCGTCAAGGCGGTCGATGCCGCCGACTGGTTCGCCGGCGGAAAGTCGCTCGCCGAACAGAGCCTCGCCAGCTTCTGGCTCGACGTTCATGTCAGCGAGGGCACCAACACCAAGGACGAGAAGGCCGCCTATCTCGCCGCGCTGTTCCAGCGCATGGGCGAACTGCTCGGGCCGCTGCATGAGGAAAGCTATGCCCATGTCGACGAGGTCAAGGGCGATGCCTACGGCTTCGGCGGCCTCACCCAGGAGCGCCGCTACATCGCTGGCCAACTCGAAGTCGCGCCGCGGAAGGCGGCGGCGTGA
- a CDS encoding LysR family transcriptional regulator produces the protein MSTLDIDTVQAFLLVAELQSFTRTAEALGATQAAVSMKLQRLESVVGKRLVERSPRAVALTAAGVAFLPHARTLIEAHDRALSGETPARQQLSLGISDHAAGPELVPLLERLHAMSSQLALSVTIGFSRAMLDAYDAGEFDAVVVRREGSRRGGEKLTEDAFGWFAAKRLAWRRGETLPLATLAPPCGVRALAIRALDKAGIPWTERFVGGGVTAVVAAALAGLAVAPLARRIAPPGLVDIGPAQGLPRLASSKVVLHSKVSDPAKRAALRTLAATFRHVVAPA, from the coding sequence ATGAGCACGCTGGATATCGATACGGTGCAGGCGTTCCTGCTGGTCGCCGAACTGCAGAGCTTTACCCGCACAGCCGAGGCGCTCGGCGCCACCCAGGCCGCCGTCAGCATGAAGCTGCAACGGCTGGAGAGCGTGGTCGGCAAGCGGCTGGTCGAGCGATCGCCGCGGGCGGTCGCGCTGACCGCTGCCGGCGTGGCATTCCTGCCCCACGCCCGCACGCTGATTGAGGCGCATGACCGCGCGCTGTCGGGCGAGACGCCCGCGCGCCAGCAATTGTCGCTCGGGATCTCCGATCACGCCGCAGGACCGGAACTGGTGCCGCTGCTCGAACGGCTGCACGCGATGTCGTCGCAACTGGCGCTTTCCGTGACGATCGGCTTTTCGCGCGCGATGCTGGATGCCTACGATGCCGGCGAATTCGACGCCGTCGTGGTGCGGCGGGAAGGCAGCCGCCGCGGCGGCGAGAAGCTGACGGAAGACGCCTTCGGCTGGTTCGCCGCCAAGCGCCTGGCCTGGCGCCGCGGCGAGACGCTGCCGCTGGCCACGCTGGCGCCGCCCTGCGGCGTGCGCGCGCTCGCCATCCGCGCCCTCGACAAGGCCGGCATCCCATGGACCGAGCGTTTTGTCGGCGGCGGCGTCACCGCGGTGGTCGCCGCGGCCTTGGCCGGCCTCGCGGTGGCGCCGCTGGCCCGGCGGATCGCCCCGCCCGGTCTGGTCGATATCGGTCCGGCCCAGGGGCTGCCGCGGCTGGCTTCCTCCAAGGTGGTGCTGCACTCGAAGGTCAGCGACCCCGCCAAGCGCGCGGCGCTACGGACGCTGGCGGCGACGTTCAGGCACGTGGTGGCCCCGGCGTAA
- a CDS encoding ATP-binding protein: MFTKDQQQQRDLFESERNFRLLVEGVADYALYMLDPSGVVTSWNVGGQRIKGYSPAEIIGQHFSRFYTEVDRAKGKPLRALRIAREQGRYEEDGWRVRKDGTFFWASVVIDPLHEDGKLVGFAKITRDITERREAQLKLEQMHQQPAESQKLDALGQLTGGVAHDFNNLLMIISGSLHTLRKAVGDDPKCQRAVAAIEGATKRGATLTSQLLTFARRQSINPQAVDIAERIDAVREVLDTAVGSAVTLQFDVDRDVWPVMADVAEFETALVNLVINARDAMTASGVITVSARNETPGGEDGAVGYVAISVEDTGAGIAPDILGKIFDPFFTTKPIGKGTGLGLSQVHGFAHQAGGTVKVASELGKGTRITILLPRKEPAPAAEDANAVEIGGSGTVLLVEDNPEVASVSAGLLEQLGYTVRRVANAEAALREIELDGIDLVFSDIVMPGKMDGLGLARHLKAVRPRLPILLASGYSDAALSVRGDFPILRKPYEIYELSQAIAKLPR, from the coding sequence ATGTTCACGAAAGATCAGCAACAGCAAAGGGATCTATTCGAATCCGAACGTAATTTCCGACTCCTGGTTGAAGGCGTTGCCGACTACGCGCTTTATATGCTGGATCCTAGCGGCGTGGTGACGAGCTGGAATGTCGGCGGCCAGCGGATCAAGGGTTACTCGCCCGCAGAGATTATCGGGCAGCATTTTTCCCGCTTCTATACCGAGGTCGACCGCGCCAAGGGCAAGCCGCTCCGCGCCTTGCGTATCGCCCGTGAACAGGGCCGCTACGAGGAGGATGGTTGGCGCGTCCGCAAGGACGGCACCTTCTTCTGGGCCAGCGTGGTCATCGACCCCCTTCATGAGGACGGCAAGCTGGTCGGCTTCGCCAAGATCACCCGGGACATTACCGAGCGCCGCGAAGCCCAGCTCAAGCTCGAGCAGATGCACCAGCAGCCCGCGGAATCGCAGAAGCTCGACGCGCTCGGCCAACTGACCGGCGGCGTGGCCCACGATTTCAACAATCTCCTGATGATCATCAGCGGCAGTCTTCACACGCTGAGGAAAGCGGTTGGCGACGATCCCAAATGCCAGCGGGCGGTGGCGGCGATCGAAGGGGCGACCAAACGCGGCGCCACCCTCACCAGCCAGTTGCTGACATTCGCACGGCGGCAGAGCATCAATCCCCAGGCGGTCGACATCGCCGAACGCATCGATGCGGTGCGCGAAGTGCTCGACACTGCGGTCGGCAGCGCGGTGACGCTGCAATTCGACGTCGACCGCGACGTTTGGCCGGTCATGGCCGATGTCGCCGAGTTCGAGACGGCGCTGGTCAATCTCGTCATCAACGCACGCGACGCCATGACCGCCAGCGGCGTCATCACGGTATCGGCGCGTAACGAGACGCCCGGCGGCGAGGACGGCGCCGTCGGATATGTCGCGATCTCGGTGGAAGACACCGGCGCCGGCATCGCGCCCGATATCCTCGGCAAGATTTTCGACCCCTTCTTCACCACCAAGCCGATCGGCAAGGGCACCGGCTTGGGACTGTCGCAGGTTCATGGCTTCGCCCATCAGGCCGGCGGAACGGTCAAGGTGGCGAGCGAGCTCGGCAAGGGCACCAGGATCACGATCCTGCTGCCACGAAAGGAACCCGCGCCCGCGGCCGAGGACGCCAATGCGGTGGAGATCGGCGGCAGCGGCACCGTGCTGCTGGTGGAGGACAATCCGGAGGTCGCATCCGTCAGCGCCGGCCTGCTCGAACAGCTCGGCTACACCGTCCGCCGGGTGGCGAATGCCGAAGCGGCCTTGCGCGAAATCGAACTCGACGGCATAGACCTCGTCTTTTCCGACATCGTGATGCCCGGCAAGATGGACGGTCTCGGCCTGGCGCGCCACCTGAAGGCGGTCAGGCCCAGACTGCCGATTCTGCTGGCCAGCGGCTACAGCGACGCCGCGCTGAGCGTGCGCGGCGATTTTCCCATTCTGCGCAAGCCCTACGAAATCTACGAACTCAGCCAGGCGATCGCGAAACTGCCGCGGTGA